One segment of Nostoc sp. UHCC 0302 DNA contains the following:
- a CDS encoding IS5 family transposase has translation MSLLKSDQQREALGRSKGGFSTKIHMRCDSNGLPITFLLTVGERHEAVVFEQLMSQGAVKRASVGRPRLRPKRLVGDKGYSSANIRRHLQRRGIRLTIPRRSNERRRGKFDKSIYRQRNRIERCFNSLKQFCRIVTRYEKKADNYLAMLTLASIIMWL, from the coding sequence ATGTCGCTCCTAAAATCAGATCAGCAAAGAGAGGCTTTAGGACGTTCTAAAGGTGGCTTTAGTACCAAAATTCATATGCGCTGTGATAGTAATGGTTTACCTATTACATTTTTGCTCACAGTTGGTGAACGTCATGAAGCAGTGGTATTTGAGCAATTAATGTCACAAGGAGCGGTGAAACGTGCAAGTGTTGGTCGTCCTCGCTTACGCCCAAAGCGATTAGTCGGTGATAAAGGTTACAGCAGTGCTAATATCCGTCGTCATTTGCAACGGCGTGGTATTCGGTTAACCATTCCACGTAGATCGAACGAACGCAGACGCGGTAAGTTTGATAAATCCATTTATCGCCAAAGAAATCGGATCGAGCGATGTTTCAACAGTTTGAAGCAATTTTGTCGGATTGTTACACGCTATGAGAAGAAAGCTGATAACTACCTTGCAATGCTGACGCTTGCTTCCATCATTATGTGGCTCTAG
- a CDS encoding PIN domain-containing protein, with the protein MKVVVDTSVWSLALRRNASLQAVPIVNQLRELIADNRVVLLGAVRQEVLSGIRYTEQFTRLRDSLRAFDDLELTIEDYELAAEFYNTCRTNGIQGANTDFLICSVAHRRGWYIMTTDKDFKSFQPYIPVSLLE; encoded by the coding sequence ATGAAAGTTGTTGTAGATACTTCCGTATGGTCATTAGCACTACGGCGTAACGCTTCACTACAAGCAGTACCCATTGTCAATCAATTGCGTGAGTTAATAGCTGATAATCGAGTTGTTTTGCTGGGTGCTGTACGTCAAGAAGTACTTTCAGGAATTCGTTATACTGAACAATTTACTCGACTTAGAGACTCGCTTCGTGCCTTTGATGACTTAGAACTAACAATAGAAGACTATGAATTAGCTGCTGAGTTTTACAATACTTGCCGCACTAATGGTATTCAAGGAGCTAACACTGATTTTTTAATCTGCTCAGTAGCTCATCGTCGTGGTTGGTACATTATGACAACTGATAAGGATTTTAAGAGTTTTCAGCCATATATTCCTGTGAGTTTACTGGAGTAA
- a CDS encoding type II toxin-antitoxin system VapB family antitoxin, which produces MTINLQIDEALIQEALAVSNQQTERDVVEQALREYVQRRQQAKVIELFGTIDYDENYNYKQQRHKK; this is translated from the coding sequence ATGACAATTAATCTCCAAATTGATGAAGCGTTAATTCAAGAAGCTTTAGCTGTTAGTAATCAGCAAACAGAACGTGATGTCGTTGAACAAGCTTTACGTGAATATGTACAACGTCGTCAACAAGCGAAGGTAATAGAACTGTTTGGCACAATTGATTATGACGAGAACTATAATTATAAGCAACAGCGACACAAGAAATGA
- a CDS encoding DNA-3-methyladenine glycosylase: MDYSVAIQTLKNSDPLLSEVIEIVGDCKLYEVQQSGDLLFSLSRSILYQQISGKAAASIHSRFLQLYAHTPLPTAIDILNTPDEVLRAAGISRPKILYLKDLAQKIIDGLPTLDELQAMDDESIIEALTPIKGIGRWTVQMLLMFRLHRLDVLPVDDLGIRAGIRRVYSLPELPNKKTVEHLGQMWKPYRSIACWYLWRSLEIKITKQSQQ; this comes from the coding sequence ATGGATTACTCAGTTGCGATTCAAACTCTCAAAAACTCAGATCCGCTCTTGTCAGAGGTAATAGAAATTGTAGGAGATTGTAAGCTCTATGAGGTACAACAAAGTGGAGACTTGCTGTTTTCTCTATCTCGCTCAATCCTTTACCAGCAGATATCGGGCAAAGCTGCTGCTTCGATCCACAGTAGATTTTTGCAACTTTATGCTCATACTCCTTTGCCTACAGCAATAGATATCCTCAACACTCCAGATGAAGTTTTGCGAGCAGCAGGGATTTCACGTCCGAAAATTTTGTATTTGAAAGACCTTGCTCAAAAGATTATAGATGGATTACCTACGCTAGATGAATTGCAGGCAATGGACGATGAATCTATCATCGAAGCTTTAACACCAATAAAAGGCATTGGGCGTTGGACGGTGCAAATGCTGCTTATGTTTCGTTTACATCGGCTTGATGTTCTACCTGTCGATGACTTGGGTATTCGTGCAGGGATTCGCCGAGTTTATAGTTTACCAGAGCTTCCTAATAAAAAGACCGTAGAGCATTTAGGACAGATGTGGAAACCCTACCGCTCTATCGCCTGTTGGTATCTATGGCGGAGTTTAGAGATCAAGATAACTAAGCAGTCGCAGCAATAA
- a CDS encoding HU family DNA-binding protein — MNKGELVDAVAAKANVTKKQADGIISAFLEVVTEAVANGEKITLVGFGSFERRERAEREGRNPKTQETMTIPATKVPAFSPGKQFKEKVAL, encoded by the coding sequence ATGAACAAAGGCGAACTAGTGGATGCTGTAGCAGCCAAAGCCAACGTCACAAAAAAGCAGGCTGATGGAATCATCAGTGCTTTTTTAGAAGTTGTTACCGAAGCTGTAGCAAACGGGGAGAAGATAACGCTCGTTGGGTTTGGGTCATTTGAGCGGCGTGAACGTGCCGAGCGTGAGGGGCGTAATCCTAAAACCCAAGAGACAATGACTATTCCGGCTACCAAAGTTCCTGCGTTTTCTCCTGGGAAGCAGTTTAAAGAAAAAGTAGCACTATAG
- a CDS encoding RpoD/SigA family RNA polymerase sigma factor: protein MSLHTSDLVRIYLQEIGRFPLLTPEQEIAYARQVQQMMVIAQARTMLTEQLHREPTSVELAADINKTEAEVTQFLKLGHRAKQKMVTANLRLVVSVAKKYQNRNMEFLDLLQEGSLGLQRGIEKFDPNRGYKLSTYAYWWIVQSITRAIAQTSRTIRLPIYINEKLNKIKKVQRELSQTLGRRSTITEIALALNEKPNQIWEYISVSRQPVSLFQSVGENQNTALGELLQDESVSLDEHIAQECLRQDMINALSLLTPIQREVIILRFGLDSDRELTLAEIGKRLDLSRERVRQIQVKAMNILRHSQHDLKQHLIS from the coding sequence ATGTCTCTCCATACTTCTGACTTAGTTCGCATTTACCTACAAGAAATCGGTCGCTTTCCGCTGCTGACTCCTGAGCAAGAAATTGCCTACGCAAGACAGGTACAGCAGATGATGGTAATCGCGCAAGCAAGAACTATGCTTACCGAACAACTGCACCGAGAACCAACTTCGGTTGAATTAGCTGCGGACATTAACAAAACTGAAGCCGAAGTAACTCAATTTCTGAAACTTGGTCACAGAGCGAAGCAAAAAATGGTAACAGCGAATTTGCGGCTGGTGGTTTCGGTCGCCAAGAAATACCAGAACCGTAACATGGAATTTCTCGATTTGCTCCAAGAAGGATCACTGGGTTTACAACGGGGTATCGAGAAGTTTGATCCCAACCGGGGCTACAAGCTTTCTACCTATGCATACTGGTGGATTGTGCAGTCTATCACACGAGCTATAGCCCAAACCTCCCGTACTATTCGCTTGCCCATTTACATAAACGAGAAACTCAACAAAATCAAGAAGGTACAGCGCGAACTGTCTCAAACCCTAGGTCGCCGTTCTACCATCACAGAAATTGCTCTTGCATTAAACGAAAAGCCTAATCAGATTTGGGAATATATCAGCGTTTCTCGTCAGCCAGTTTCTCTGTTCCAGTCAGTTGGAGAAAACCAGAATACAGCACTGGGCGAACTCTTACAAGACGAAAGCGTTTCTCTAGATGAACATATCGCCCAAGAATGTTTGCGCCAAGACATGATTAATGCGCTCTCATTGCTAACACCCATACAAAGAGAAGTGATAATTCTGCGCTTTGGGCTAGATTCGGATCGTGAACTGACCCTAGCTGAGATTGGAAAACGTTTAGACTTGAGTCGAGAGCGGGTTCGCCAAATTCAAGTTAAAGCGATGAATATTCTGCGGCATTCACAACATGATCTCAAACAGCATTTAATCAGTTAA
- a CDS encoding class I SAM-dependent methyltransferase, producing the protein MFEQQPQNLQLHVQQLANEALQKAEPSAWFEVLYAEAQGDTTQIPWAKLSPHPYLQEWLAHHQPFVKGQKALIIGCGLGDDAEALAKLGFEVTAFDISATAITWCHQRFPDSSVNYVVADLFALPAQWQLGFDFVFECRNIQALPLNVRSGAISSVASVVAHSGVILLISYLRDIEVQPSGPPWPLSELELKQFESLGLQEVEKTVYQESEQFDFKQVRIEYQRSSLA; encoded by the coding sequence ATGTTTGAACAACAACCTCAAAATTTACAGCTCCATGTTCAACAGTTAGCTAACGAAGCACTACAAAAAGCAGAGCCATCAGCTTGGTTTGAAGTTTTGTATGCCGAAGCTCAGGGCGATACAACACAAATTCCTTGGGCTAAGTTATCCCCTCACCCTTATCTGCAAGAATGGTTGGCTCATCATCAACCGTTCGTTAAGGGACAAAAGGCGTTGATCATCGGTTGTGGTTTAGGCGATGATGCTGAAGCTTTGGCAAAACTAGGTTTTGAGGTAACGGCTTTTGATATTTCTGCGACTGCGATCACCTGGTGTCACCAAAGGTTTCCTGATTCTTCAGTCAACTACGTAGTTGCAGATTTATTCGCCCTTCCAGCACAATGGCAGCTTGGGTTTGACTTTGTGTTTGAGTGCCGTAATATTCAAGCTTTGCCGTTAAATGTGCGTTCTGGTGCTATTTCTTCGGTTGCCTCTGTCGTGGCTCATAGTGGTGTAATTTTGTTGATTTCTTATCTTCGGGATATAGAAGTACAACCAAGTGGCCCACCTTGGCCGTTATCAGAATTAGAACTCAAACAGTTTGAAAGTTTAGGATTACAGGAAGTAGAAAAAACTGTATACCAGGAGTCTGAACAGTTTGATTTTAAGCAAGTGCGAATTGAATATCAAAGATCATCATTGGCTTAG
- a CDS encoding IS1380 family transposase has translation MTPQKTDCIPEQFKFEQVKSCPVVVNFKGERVTSDAGLTLIAELDRKREITSRVARCFKDYRDSNRIDHSVESLITQRIYGLIMGYEDLNDHEELRHDPMFILALGKIMGSEKELPVLAGKSTLNRIEHCPETVESRASSRYHRIGHDAEAIEKLLVEIFLESYSKAPRQIILDLDVTDDLVHGNQEEVFFNPYYRGYCYAPLYIFCGKHLIAAKLRASNVDPASGALSELQRVIKLIRLRWDNVKIIVRGDSAYSREDIMSWCESQVGVDYVFGLAQNSRLIQLSQPTQYRAYLEYSQKLETVVEFFETLFTPSDDLKKQAAAFVDNSVWYCSLDYKTLKSWSRNRRVVSKIEYSKSGVSTRFVVTSLPTKLVPPGRLYTQKYCPRGDMENRLKEQKLSLKSDRTSTHTFAGNQLRLWFSSVAYILINALREQCLTTSELKNATVGTVRTKLLKLGAVITVNSRYILIAISRDCPYKNIFATAYSYLSRLNCSG, from the coding sequence ATGACCCCTCAGAAAACAGATTGTATACCGGAACAGTTCAAATTTGAACAAGTTAAATCATGTCCAGTCGTAGTTAATTTCAAGGGTGAGAGGGTAACATCAGATGCAGGATTGACTTTAATTGCGGAGCTAGACCGAAAAAGAGAAATTACATCGCGAGTAGCAAGATGTTTTAAAGATTACCGAGATTCCAATAGAATTGACCATTCAGTAGAAAGCCTAATCACGCAGAGAATATATGGTTTGATAATGGGTTATGAAGACTTAAACGACCACGAGGAACTGCGTCACGATCCAATGTTTATCCTGGCGCTAGGGAAAATAATGGGTTCAGAAAAAGAACTACCAGTCCTAGCAGGTAAAAGCACTTTAAATCGTATCGAACACTGTCCAGAAACTGTTGAATCAAGAGCATCAAGTCGATATCATCGCATTGGACATGATGCAGAAGCTATAGAGAAATTATTAGTTGAAATATTTTTAGAATCCTACTCCAAAGCACCACGACAGATAATTTTAGACTTGGACGTGACTGATGATTTAGTGCATGGCAATCAAGAAGAAGTGTTTTTTAACCCTTATTATAGAGGATATTGTTATGCTCCACTTTATATTTTCTGCGGTAAACATTTAATTGCAGCAAAGCTTCGTGCTTCTAATGTAGATCCAGCGTCGGGTGCATTATCAGAATTGCAACGAGTAATAAAACTAATACGTTTACGTTGGGATAATGTGAAAATTATTGTACGTGGAGATAGTGCGTATTCGAGAGAAGATATTATGAGTTGGTGTGAATCTCAAGTTGGAGTAGATTATGTCTTTGGGTTAGCCCAGAATAGTCGGTTAATTCAACTATCCCAACCAACCCAATACCGGGCTTATCTTGAATATTCGCAAAAACTGGAAACTGTAGTAGAGTTTTTTGAAACTTTATTTACTCCGTCAGATGACTTGAAAAAACAAGCAGCAGCCTTTGTTGATAACTCAGTTTGGTATTGTTCGCTTGATTATAAAACTTTAAAATCTTGGAGCCGTAATCGCCGTGTTGTCTCAAAAATTGAGTATAGTAAGTCAGGGGTAAGTACTCGTTTTGTTGTCACTTCACTCCCTACTAAATTAGTGCCTCCAGGACGACTTTATACCCAGAAGTATTGCCCACGAGGTGATATGGAGAATCGTTTAAAAGAACAGAAGTTATCACTAAAAAGTGATAGAACTAGTACTCATACATTTGCTGGAAATCAACTACGTCTGTGGTTTTCTTCTGTTGCTTATATTTTGATAAACGCTCTCCGAGAGCAATGTTTAACAACAAGCGAACTCAAAAATGCTACTGTTGGAACTGTTCGTACAAAGTTACTGAAATTGGGAGCCGTTATTACTGTTAATAGCCGATATATTTTAATCGCTATTAGTAGAGATTGTCCATACAAGAATATTTTTGCAACAGCTTACAGCTATTTATCTCGGCTAAACTGTTCTGGTTGA
- a CDS encoding HNH endonuclease, with amino-acid sequence MSRNRYPSNWKQIATAVKNSSDWRCSRCDRPCLRPDEKPVGLSLSQRRVYNLQVHHYNFDPEDNRPENLAPLCSSCHLYYHRFRRGNISPGQLSLF; translated from the coding sequence ATGAGCCGAAACCGCTATCCATCTAACTGGAAACAAATTGCTACTGCTGTAAAGAATTCTTCTGATTGGCGTTGCTCTCGGTGTGATCGCCCTTGTCTACGCCCAGATGAAAAGCCTGTTGGTTTATCTTTATCCCAACGTCGGGTTTATAACCTTCAGGTACATCATTACAACTTCGACCCCGAAGATAACCGTCCAGAAAACCTTGCCCCGTTGTGCAGTAGCTGCCATTTGTACTACCACCGATTCAGGCGAGGCAATATTTCACCAGGGCAATTATCTTTGTTTTAG
- a CDS encoding alpha-amylase family glycosyl hydrolase: protein MAKVEELIPQQVSQIDLKPRGRVELSPVSWRDQFLYYLLPDRFSDDHENERELFDRTNPLRYKVKDKATWMVAGRKSAGGTLRGIRSKLDYLQRLGVTALWIGPVYDYNSQNLLDIDPSFGNRRDLRDLIDAVHDRNIYVILDVIYNHHIHVIADIIKVYQYWIALSDCDGFRVDVDKHISLQDSHIFSTAIHEYAQSIGKDNFLIIGDITCGGIADAYVDIFGRNLNAVVDNANIPKQLTAVVKGLVNPNEFFGEYDENHFAGQYRQLGQYHVSVLDNYDISSHNWKQRFAAYSNVPHLYEQVAHVVGVQLTTPGIPSIYYGTEQAFDGNEGEHDYSIENGRVAEDRYIKEAMFGSDFGAFQTAGCHFFDIDHPTYLRIAAITRIRNGRNKIGKALRRGHHYLRKTSFCNYPFSIPPQGELVAWSQVLFNTEVLMALNTHALEERGAEVTVDAHLHPTNSTMTFLYKSNWKDTDLRHPPCDQTVTVQHHEDGRASVRLDLPPSGMAILA, encoded by the coding sequence ATGGCTAAAGTTGAAGAATTGATACCTCAACAAGTCTCCCAAATAGACTTGAAACCAAGAGGAAGGGTGGAACTAAGTCCTGTAAGTTGGCGAGACCAGTTTTTGTATTATCTATTACCTGATAGATTTAGTGATGATCATGAAAATGAAAGGGAACTTTTTGACCGTACTAATCCCTTAAGGTATAAAGTTAAGGATAAAGCTACCTGGATGGTAGCAGGCAGGAAGTCTGCGGGTGGTACTCTTAGGGGTATTAGGAGTAAGTTAGACTATTTGCAGCGATTGGGAGTGACAGCACTGTGGATTGGGCCAGTTTATGATTACAATAGTCAAAATCTTTTAGATATTGACCCCAGCTTTGGTAATCGTCGGGATTTAAGAGATTTAATTGATGCAGTTCATGATCGCAATATTTATGTCATCCTAGACGTAATTTACAATCACCATATTCACGTGATCGCAGATATCATAAAAGTATATCAATATTGGATAGCTCTTTCTGATTGCGATGGCTTTCGCGTTGATGTAGATAAACACATTTCTCTACAAGATTCGCATATATTTTCTACCGCAATTCATGAATACGCCCAATCTATAGGCAAAGATAATTTTCTTATCATTGGAGACATAACTTGTGGTGGCATAGCAGATGCCTACGTTGACATTTTTGGTCGTAACCTCAACGCCGTAGTCGATAACGCAAATATACCTAAGCAGTTAACCGCAGTAGTCAAAGGGTTAGTAAACCCAAACGAATTTTTTGGTGAGTATGACGAAAATCATTTTGCTGGACAATACCGCCAACTTGGGCAATATCATGTCTCTGTTTTAGATAACTACGATATATCATCTCATAACTGGAAGCAGCGTTTTGCTGCCTACAGTAATGTACCTCATCTCTACGAACAAGTCGCCCACGTTGTCGGTGTGCAATTAACTACACCGGGAATTCCTTCCATATATTATGGAACGGAACAGGCTTTTGATGGCAATGAAGGTGAGCATGACTACAGTATAGAAAATGGACGAGTTGCTGAAGATAGATACATCAAAGAAGCCATGTTTGGCAGTGATTTTGGTGCATTTCAAACAGCAGGCTGTCATTTTTTTGATATTGACCATCCTACCTATCTACGGATTGCTGCGATCACTCGTATACGCAATGGTCGAAATAAAATTGGTAAAGCATTGCGTCGAGGACATCACTACCTACGCAAAACATCTTTTTGCAACTACCCCTTCTCAATTCCTCCCCAAGGTGAGTTGGTTGCTTGGTCGCAAGTTTTATTTAATACAGAAGTTCTTATGGCACTGAACACCCACGCCTTAGAAGAACGAGGTGCAGAGGTAACAGTTGATGCACATTTGCATCCCACTAACTCAACCATGACTTTTCTATACAAAAGCAATTGGAAAGATACAGATTTACGTCATCCACCATGTGACCAAACTGTCACTGTGCAACATCATGAAGATGGTCGCGCAAGTGTCCGGCTTGATTTGCCTCCCTCTGGAATGGCAATTTTAGCATAG
- a CDS encoding RpoD/SigA family RNA polymerase sigma factor, translating into MTSATPDLVRSYLKEIARYPLLTPEQEISYARLVQQMLGVEVERVSLAQQLNRQPTARELATTLGKTEAEVKSILHQGERAKQKMVTANLRLVVAIAKKYQNRNLEFLDLIQEGTLGLYRGVEKFDPNKGYKLSTYAYWWVTQSITRAIAEQSRTIRLPIHINEKLNKIKKIQRELFQSLGRKPTLVEIAEELKVKPEQVREYIQADRKLLSLEMRVGNDQDTELSELLADENVSPLEQLNFSLMRQNIKDLLASLPPIQREVLTLRFGLENDHQLSLTQIGERLNLSRERIRQLENKALTILRRKQSDIREYLN; encoded by the coding sequence ATGACTAGTGCAACTCCCGATTTAGTTCGCTCGTATTTAAAAGAAATCGCTCGTTATCCTCTGCTGACTCCTGAACAGGAAATCTCCTACGCTAGGCTTGTGCAACAGATGCTTGGGGTTGAAGTTGAACGCGTGAGCCTTGCACAACAATTAAACCGACAACCAACCGCAAGAGAATTAGCTACGACTCTTGGTAAAACTGAAGCTGAAGTAAAGTCAATTCTCCACCAGGGGGAACGAGCAAAGCAGAAAATGGTAACTGCTAACCTCCGCCTGGTAGTGGCGATCGCTAAAAAATACCAGAACCGAAACCTAGAATTTCTTGACTTGATTCAAGAAGGTACGCTCGGTTTATACCGTGGCGTTGAGAAGTTTGACCCAAACAAGGGCTACAAACTTTCAACCTATGCCTACTGGTGGGTTACTCAATCAATCACACGTGCGATCGCAGAGCAATCACGAACTATTCGCTTGCCTATTCATATCAACGAAAAGCTGAATAAAATCAAGAAAATACAACGGGAATTATTTCAGTCATTGGGTCGTAAACCAACTTTAGTAGAGATTGCTGAAGAATTAAAGGTTAAACCAGAGCAGGTTCGAGAATATATTCAAGCAGACCGAAAGTTACTTTCTTTAGAAATGCGCGTTGGCAATGACCAGGACACGGAATTAAGTGAACTTTTAGCTGACGAAAATGTTTCCCCATTGGAACAATTAAATTTTTCATTGATGCGCCAGAATATAAAAGATTTGCTAGCATCACTGCCCCCAATACAACGAGAAGTACTAACTCTACGTTTCGGGTTAGAGAATGATCATCAACTGAGCTTAACTCAGATTGGAGAACGCCTTAACTTGAGTCGGGAACGAATTCGGCAGCTTGAAAATAAAGCACTTACTATTCTTCGCCGTAAACAAAGCGACATAAGGGAGTATCTTAATTAA
- a CDS encoding class I SAM-dependent methyltransferase gives MGLYSQVIFPRLLDWSLSVPTLAKYRQELLADVTGEVLEIGFGTGLNLAYYPCSIHKITTVDVNPGMNALANKRISDSGIIVEQLLLSSENLPMPDNTFDSVVSTWTLCSIANVQQALQEVYRVLKPGGRFFFVEHGLSDKPSVQVWQHRLTPIQKVIADGCHLNRDIQKLLEQHFDHVELKQFTPENFSDLIAHLYLGCATKKAL, from the coding sequence ATGGGGTTGTATTCGCAAGTTATTTTTCCACGTCTTCTCGACTGGAGTTTGTCAGTTCCGACCTTAGCTAAATATCGTCAGGAGTTGCTAGCCGATGTCACAGGAGAAGTTCTGGAAATTGGGTTTGGAACTGGATTAAATTTGGCTTACTATCCTTGTAGTATTCACAAAATCACTACAGTTGACGTGAATCCTGGAATGAATGCTTTGGCAAACAAGCGTATTAGTGATTCTGGTATTATAGTTGAACAACTCCTGCTATCAAGTGAAAATCTCCCGATGCCAGACAATACATTTGATAGTGTGGTAAGTACTTGGACTTTGTGCAGTATTGCAAATGTACAACAAGCACTACAAGAAGTTTATCGAGTACTAAAACCAGGTGGCAGGTTCTTTTTCGTGGAACATGGGTTGAGTGATAAGCCTAGCGTACAGGTTTGGCAGCATCGTCTCACACCAATTCAAAAAGTCATAGCCGATGGATGTCACCTGAATCGAGATATTCAAAAGTTGTTAGAACAGCATTTTGACCATGTAGAGCTAAAGCAATTCACACCTGAAAATTTTTCAGATTTGATAGCTCATCTATACCTGGGATGTGCAACTAAGAAAGCATTATAA
- a CDS encoding P-loop NTPase fold protein, with product MTIDLLKFFQRTNPSRTLRVNQLSDIKYYIDFSQVRGGDIIGKLKQKITFFKPNEPTCTLLTGHIGCGKSTELLRLQVELEALNFHVVYFESSEDLEMTDVDIVDVLLAIAHRVSQSLEKIPLEEASKLNQLLQGALKVLNSEVTGLKVKTPIGDVGLSMNKDKFSLALGIGEIISQMKSDPILRQKLNQYLSPQKTRLLEAINRELLEPAIAKLKQQGKKGLVVIVDNLDRIDNRIKPWGRPQQEYLFVDQGELLTKLNCHLVFTMPFALKFSNDYGTLTQRFPEDPKVLPMVPVQWSDGSVHQQGMALMQQMVLARAFPDLQPDERLSQITDIFDSVTTLERLCSLSGGHVRDLLRLLNIWIQEEMKLPLSRSILEQVVRARKNEMTMPISDEEWQLLRDVKHNKKVSNGQGYQKLIRSRFVFEYRDGGESWFDVNPILAEARELSG from the coding sequence ATGACCATAGATTTACTAAAATTTTTCCAAAGAACTAACCCAAGCCGGACTTTACGTGTCAATCAACTTTCAGATATCAAGTATTATATAGACTTCTCCCAGGTCAGAGGTGGGGATATTATCGGTAAGCTAAAACAGAAAATTACATTCTTTAAACCGAACGAACCAACCTGTACTTTGTTAACTGGACATATAGGCTGTGGCAAATCAACAGAACTATTACGCTTACAGGTTGAACTTGAAGCGCTAAACTTTCATGTGGTGTATTTTGAGTCTAGCGAAGACTTGGAAATGACCGATGTAGATATTGTAGATGTGCTGCTAGCCATCGCTCATCGTGTCAGCCAGAGTTTGGAGAAAATACCCCTGGAGGAAGCGAGCAAGTTAAATCAGCTACTGCAAGGTGCGTTGAAGGTTTTAAACTCTGAGGTAACAGGGTTGAAGGTAAAAACACCTATAGGAGATGTTGGTTTATCTATGAACAAAGATAAATTCTCCCTCGCTCTAGGAATTGGAGAAATTATATCCCAGATGAAAAGTGATCCGATACTGCGGCAGAAACTTAATCAGTACCTATCGCCACAGAAAACCAGACTGTTGGAGGCGATTAATCGAGAACTGTTAGAGCCGGCGATCGCTAAACTGAAGCAGCAGGGGAAAAAGGGATTGGTGGTGATTGTAGATAACCTCGACCGCATAGATAATCGCATCAAGCCCTGGGGTCGTCCGCAACAGGAATATCTGTTTGTAGATCAAGGAGAGCTTTTGACAAAGCTGAATTGTCATTTAGTCTTTACAATGCCCTTTGCTTTGAAATTCTCGAATGATTATGGAACGCTGACCCAGCGATTCCCGGAAGACCCGAAGGTGTTACCAATGGTACCTGTGCAGTGGTCTGACGGTAGTGTGCATCAACAGGGGATGGCACTGATGCAACAGATGGTGTTAGCCAGAGCCTTTCCCGATTTGCAACCAGACGAGCGCTTAAGCCAGATTACTGATATTTTTGATAGTGTCACGACTCTAGAGCGGCTATGTAGTTTAAGCGGTGGTCATGTGCGAGACTTGTTACGGTTGTTAAATATCTGGATTCAGGAGGAAATGAAACTTCCGCTTTCCCGTAGCATCCTAGAGCAAGTGGTTCGCGCTCGGAAAAATGAAATGACTATGCCGATATCGGATGAAGAGTGGCAATTACTGCGTGATGTTAAGCACAATAAAAAAGTCAGTAATGGACAGGGATACCAAAAGCTAATTCGTAGTCGCTTTGTATTTGAATATCGGGATGGTGGCGAGTCTTGGTTTGATGTGAATCCGATTTTAGCCGAGGCAAGGGAGTTAAGCGGTTGA